A genomic region of Zea mays cultivar B73 chromosome 6, Zm-B73-REFERENCE-NAM-5.0, whole genome shotgun sequence contains the following coding sequences:
- the LOC100217090 gene encoding putative cytochrome P450 superfamily protein, translated as MGTRGVALVAAALGVVVVTRLWTVLVVRLVWRPYTVARAFTRQGIRGPPYRLFTGNSKEAMAMRAATSGDTLDLSSHDFIPLVMPQYRAWMSLYGKVFLTWSGLTTPALFVGRYDMVKRVLFDKTGLYGKTDPGPIILSLLGRGLVFSDGEYWSRHRRVVHPAFAMDKLKSMTGSMVACAAEVIRAWEALAVARGEEEVTVEVAQQFTELTADVISHTAFGSSYRQGKAAFLAQRELQSIAFASLNSARVPGMQYLPTKANARRWQLERTVRGTLMAIIDERLAAAQEARGYGTDLLGLMLEANNGGGDGKSPQQAMSMDEIIEECKTFFFAGHNTTSQLLAWATFLLGTHPEWQQRLREEVIRECGGAEVLLHGDALNKLKLVTMVLYETVRLYGGATIIARQATADADLCGVKVPKATILLIPIAMLHRDEEVWGADAGDFNPLRFRDGVGRVAAHPNALLSFSLGPRSCIGQDFAMLEAKATLALILRRFAFEVAPEYVHAPADFLTLQPSKGLPVVLKLLDL; from the exons ATGGGCACCAGAGGTGTAGCGCTAGTCGCCGCCGCCCTCGGCGTGGTGGTGGTCACGAGGCTATGGACAGTGCTGGTGGTGCGCCTGGTGTGGCGGCCGTACACCGTCGCAAGAGCGTTCACGCGGCAGGGCATCCGCGGGCCGCCGTATCGGCTCTTCACGGGCAACAGCAAAGAGGCCATGGCGATGCGGGCGGCGACGAGCGGCGACACGCTGGACCTGAGCTCCCACGACTTCATCCCGCTCGTGATGCCGCAGTACCGCGCGTGGATGTCACTCTATG GCAAGGTGTTCCTGACGTGGTCCGGCTTGACTACTCCGGCGCTGTTCGTGGGACGCTATGACATGGTGAAGCGGGTCCTCTTTGACAAGACCGGGTTGTACGGCAAGACGGACCCGGGCCCCATTATACTGTCTCTGCTTGGGAGGGGCCTCGTCTTCTCCGACGGCGAGTACTGGTCGCGCCACCGCCGCGTCGTGCACCCGGCGTTCGCCATGGACAAGCTCAAgtcgatgacggggtcgatgGTCGCGTGCGCGGCGGAGGTGATCCGGGCGTGGGAGGCGCTCGCCGTGGCGAGAGGGGAGGAGGAGGTGACAGTGGAGGTGGCGCAGCAGTTCACGGAGCTCACCGCCGACGTGATCTCGCACACTGCATTCGGCAGCAGCTACCGACAGGGGAAGGCGGCGTTCCTGGCGCAGCGGGAGCTCCAGTCCATCGCCTTCGCCTCCTTGAACAGCGCGCGTGTGCCGGGCATGCAGTACCTGCCCACCAAGGCCAACGCGCGCCGGTGGCAGCTCGAGCGCACGGTGCGGGGCACGCTCATGGCCATCATCGACGAGCGCCTAGCTGCCGCACAGGAGGCGAGGGGTTACGGTACCGACCTGCTCGGCCTCATGTTGGAGGCCAATaatggcggcggcgacggcaagaGTCCGCAGCAGGCCATGAGCATGGACGAGATCATCGAAGAGTGCAAGACCTTCTTTTTCGCCGGCCACAACACGACCTCGCAGCTCCTCGCCTGGGCCACGTTCCTCCTCGGCACGCACCCTGAGTGGCAGCAGCGGCTCAGGGAGGAGGTGATCCGGGAGTGCGGCGGCGCCGAGGTGCTCCTCCACGGCGATGCCCTCAACAAGCTCAAGCTC GTGACGATGGTGCTGTACGAGACAGTCCGGCTGTACGGCGGGGCGACGATCATCGCAAGGCAGGCAACGGCGGACGCGGACCTCTGCGGCGTGAAGGTGCCCAAGGCCACCATCCTGTTGATCCCGATCGCGATGCTTCACCGCGACGAGGAGGTGTGGGGCGCGGACGCCGGCGACTTCAACCCGCTCCGGTTCCGGGACGGCGTGGGCAGGGTGGCGGCGCACCCGAACGCGCTGCTGTCCTTCTCCCTGGGCCCTCGGTCGTGCATCGGGCAGGACTTCGCGATGCTGGAGGCCAAGGCCACGCTGGCGCTCATCCTGCGGCGTTTCGCGTTTGAGGTGGCGCCGGAGTACGTGCATGCACCGGCCGACTTTTTGACGCTGCAGCCGTCCAAGGGGCTCCCCGTCGTGCTCAAGCTATTGGATCTGTAG